One part of the Anopheles coustani chromosome 2, idAnoCousDA_361_x.2, whole genome shotgun sequence genome encodes these proteins:
- the LOC131262515 gene encoding caprin homolog has product MPSVEQLESTKMSVPKETSIPASDAGPIAACIEASKENSPPAAVEQQQPSAHNINNDKDALSPVQQMCLIIEHKIRNLEKRKNKLDSYKLLEEEGKLLSNDQKMAILKYDECVTSLELAREFCKQFSAIATVATRDAKRQAKKNAYLKVQQENAKIRECLVVLDTVSRFTADEVREDFLNGTNGACQLAETDVELVMMVLEQTKPRRPMKSTDVPFSSSIRSAAEILSGIVDGRAKAFGSSNYAHVKSIMSRIENCGYFEKHVTLEETEFQSPKEDQTEKNEICLPVVGETPMSMNEQKCVQNQQHIFAEAPAATAVPTPSFPLQSNEHTNVCAPHPVVPAIQPQPSPVNTLVTTEESMQSAVVIPPPNINLPVVAPINPGLQLPPTPVAATTVQAVENAYFNQHYLQNHLRPLHEVLGNANFFFLQESEIDKPDILPMHSTYVSIDQTTPNIPLNAAGHEFQKFAGVQDPQLMMSAKPPMPNPPPPHSDLVPNVAISNGSNRPMTNHNELPNEAQIIHAQPLTTSTSNQSGLKDLQVLPGALQHVPNQQPVLMHMASVSYGQQHPHALISANDNEHERNHMPAFLSSNAIVSSTLPLTRVQEPNNLPGAAHASVQTHKPHGVPGNQVLAPENAPLQMMNNTAIAIDNNIVAHIQMPNMRADYGMKNNNPDSLNVSSKDHNQSSGKDGLLGVKSLKTNEKNTLDSNTSTGTFPMKCDAQTNRKKSSVAKGNLDERKGWVKVAGASENLDKNDQWPSPASSSAKAQLKTDDGSVGRNSFHRTRPSGNGHAARNESGAGMLPSEQNNSNGGAASAKLASGSAAAQNVGSNISHTSPHAGGYRSNRSSNTQYSQNGLNNGRFNSENGSSGGNPPTFFKNNERFYQNNYGAHRGGASFKGRSEHLSGNAGTRLNNSSTYTTNSSVGAGNGATAAGAQDYRNTQNMRPRNNNNRNNGGLLTRSQQRNNSENMAFPNQSRKDSSARTQSGVNV; this is encoded by the exons ATGCCAAGTGTTGAGCAACTGGAATCTACAAAGATGTCTGTACCGAAAGAAACATCTATCCCAGCTTCGGATGCTGGTCCGATTGCTGCTTGTATTGAAGCATCCAAAGAAAATTCGCCACCGGCAGCTGTTGAGCAGCAACAGCCTAGCGCTCATAATATCAACAACGATAAAGATGCTCTTAGTCCTGTTCAACAAATGTGTTTGATAATTGAGCACAAGATTCGTAACCTTGAGAAACGGAAG AATAAGCTCGACTCTTACAAACTACTTGAAGAGGAAGGAAAGCTGCTTTCCAATGATCAAAAGATGGCAATTTTGAAGTACGACGAATGTGTAACATCGCTAGAACTAGCTCGTGAGTTTTGTAAACAATTCTCCGCTATAGCTACGGTGGCGACCCGAGATGCCAAAAGGCAAGCGAAGAAg AACGCGTATCTCAAGGTGCAACAAGAGAATGCAAAGATACGGGAATGTCTAGTGGTGCTAGATACCGTGAGTCGCTTCACTGCTGATGAAGTTCGTGAAGATTTTCTCAATGGCACCAACGGTGCGTGTCAACTAGCTGAAACGGATGTTGagctggtgatgatggttctCGAGCAAACTAAGCCAAGGCGCCCTATGAAAAGCACAGATgtaccattttccagttctaTTAGAAGCGCTGCTGAGATTCTTTCCGGGATCGTGGATGGAAGAGCTAAAGCTTTTGGGAGCTCAAACTATGCACACGTAAAATCAATCATGAGCAGAATTGAAAATTGTGGCTACTTCGAAAAACACGTTACACTCGAGGAGACAGAGTTTCAATCACCGAAAGAAGACCAAacagaaaagaatgaaatatgtttgccAGTCGTAGGAGAAACTCCAATGAGCATGAACGAACAGAAATGTGTACAGAATCAGCAACATATTTTTGCGGAGGCTCCTGCGGCAACTGCTGTGCCAACACCATCGTTTCCGTTGCAATCAAATGAGCACACAAATGTGTGCGCTCCGCACCCTGTGGTTCCTGCAATCCAGCCTCAACCATCTCCAGTGAATACACTCGTTACTACGGAGGAAAGTATGCAATCTGCCGTCGTTATTCCTCCTCCTAATATCAATCTACCAGTAGTTGCACCAATAAATCCTGGTTTGCAACTACCTCCAACACCAGTCGCTGCCACTACAGTCCAAGCTGTAGAAAATGCTTATTTTAATCAGCACTATCTTCAAAATCACCTGAGACCATTGCACGAAGTGCTGGGAAACgctaattttttctttttgcaagaGTCGGAAATTGATAAACCCGACATTCTGCCAATGCATAGCACTTACGTATCGATCGACCAAACTACTCCTAATATACCGCTGAATGCTGCAGGACACGAATTTCAGAAATTCGCAGGTGTGCAGGATCCACAATTGATGATGTCCGCGAAACCTCCCATGCCCAACCCCCCCCCGCCACATTCCGATTTAGTACCAAATGTAGCTATTTCGAATGGTTCCAATAGACCAATGACCAACCACAATGAGTTGCCAAACGAAGCTCAAATCATACATGCACAACCGCTCACCACTTCTACATCTAATCAAAGTGGTTTAAAGGATTTGCAAGTCTTACCAGGAGCTTTGCAACATGTTCCAAATCAACAACCTGTACTAATGCACATGGCCAGCGTATCCTATGGCCAACAGCACCCACACGCATTGATAAGTGCAAATGATAATGAACACGAACGCAATCATATGCCTGCATTCCTATCTTCTAATGCGATCGTTTCGTCGACATTGCCTCTGACTCGAGTACAAGAGCCGAACAATCTTCCTGGAGCCGCACACGCTTCAGTACAAACACATAAACCACATGGAGTGCCAGGAAACCAAGTTCTCGCTCCAGAAAATGCACCTCTACAAATGATGAATAACACAGCTATTGCTATCGATAACAATATTGTTGCCCATATTCAGATGCCGAATATGCGTGCCGATTATGGTATGAAGAATAATAATCCGGATTCTCTCAATGTAAGCTCGAAAGATCATAATCAATCATCTGGAAAAGATGGTTTATTAGGGGTCAAATCTCtcaaaactaacgaaaaaaatacattgGATTCGAATACTTCCACCGGAACATTCCCGATGAAGTGTGATGCTCAGACAAACAGGAAAAAGTCATCTGTGGCGAAAGGAAATCTGGATGAACGAAAAGGATGGGTCAAAGTTGCAGGAGCCAGCGAAAACCTTGACAAGAATGATCAATGGCCCTCACCAGCCTCAAGCTCGGCTAAAGCGCAATTAAAAACTGATGATGGTAGTGTAGGTCGTAATAGTTTCCATCGCACTCGTCCGTCAGGAAATGGGCATGCTGCTCGCAATGAATCAGGAGCAGGGATGCTACCATCTGAACAAAATAACTCAAACGGGGGAGCTGCAAGTGCAAAATTGGCGAGCGGATCTGCAGCTGCACAGAATGTAGGGTCTAATATTTCTCATACTTCACCGCATGCAGGAGGATATCGCAGCAATCGTTCTTCAAATACGCAGTATTCCCAAAATGGGCTTAACAATG GACGTTTCAATTCAGAAAATGGCAGCTCGGGCGGAAATCCAcccacatttttcaaaaacaatgaacgattttatcaaaataactATGGTGCACATCGTGGAGGTGCATCGTTCAAAGGTCGGTCTGAACATCTTAGTGGAAATGCCGGAACTCGACTAAATAACAGCAGTACTTACACCACGAACAGTTCAGTCGGAGCTGGAAATGGCGCCACAGCGGCGGGAGCCCAGGACTATCGTAATACACAAAACATGCGTCccagaaataataataatagaaaTAATGGTGGCTTACTGACACGTTcgcaacaacgcaacaactCGGAAAATATGGCATTCCCTAACCAATCGCGAAAAGACTCAAGTGCTCGTACTCAGTCAGGTGTGaatgtttga
- the LOC131262533 gene encoding N-acetylglucosamine-6-sulfatase-like isoform X2, with amino-acid sequence MKGIINSVMPYSLSLSFALLVSAFHFSFGLSSQKGKHNFVVILTDDQDVMLQGLTPMTNTIQLLANEGATFVNAFTTSPVCCPSRSSILSGTYAHNHKTTNNSRSGGCYGTFWQQHIEPTLLPTMLSKARYQTFYAGKYLNEYFSDSVPPGWSQWYGLHGNSRYYNFTVTENGKIVTYDNLYFTDYLHTKVVEFIDQVGQDGPFFAMIAPPAPHAPYTPSDRHKDLFPDVKAIRTPNFNMPSGPLGLIKQLDVIQRKRWQTLMAVDDMVNGIVTSLKRKNILDNTYIFYTSDNGYHIGQFAQAYDKRQPYETDIRIPLIVRGPAVTPKTLQQDPVALIDIVPTILHLTDLEVPPTMDGRPLPLDIQEKGIKERQILIEYWGEGSLETYNSECPWQAQDLLQLCSLDAACHCQDAWNNTYNCVRHLREDLNFIYCEFKDNEHFVEAYDLTNDLYQMVNVGYDILPSVSAKYSLALMNLTACAGPTCHVVY; translated from the exons ATGAAGGGAATAATAAATAGTGTTATGCCGTATTCACTGAGTCTTTCTTTTGCTCTGCTAGTAAGTGCGTTTCACTTCTCATTTGGGCTCAGTTCCCAGAAAGGCAAACATAATTTTGTAGTCATTCTTACTGACGACCAAGATGTTATGCTACAAGGGCTG aCTCCAATGACGAATACTATTCAACTGTTAGCAAATGAAGGAGCAACGTTTGTTAATGCC TTTACTACATCTCCAGTCTGTTGCCCATCTCGAAGCTCAATTTTATCTGGGACATATGCGCATAATCataaaacaaccaacaactCCCGTTCTGGCGGATGTTATGGTACGTTCTGGCAACAGCATATAGAACCAACGTTACTACCTACAATGCTCTCCAAGGCAAGATACCAGACCTTCTATGccggaaaatatttaaacgaaTATTTCAGCGATTCGGTACCACCTGGATGGTCTCAGTGGTACGGTTTACATGGAAATTCTCGGTATTACAACTTTACTGtaacggaaaatggaaaaatcgtCACTTACGACAACCTTTACTTCACTGATTATCTG CATACAAAAGTTGTAGAGTTTATCGATCAGGTAGGTCAAGATGGACCATTTTTCGCCATGAtcgcaccaccagcaccacatGCACCGTATACACCATCAGACAGACACAAAGATCTTTTCCCGGACGTAAAAGCTATTCGTACACCGAACTTCAATATGCCCTCTGGACCACTAG GCCTCATAAAACAGTTGGACGTTATTCAACGCAAAAGGTGGCAGACATTGATGGCAGTGGATGATATGGTGAATGGTATTGTTACCAGCTTAAAGCGGAAAAATATATTGGATAACACCTATATTTTCTACACATCAGACAACGGGTATCATATAG gGCAATTTGCTCAAGCGTACGATAAACGCCAACCATATGAAACAGATATACGTATTCCCCTTATTGTTAGAGGTCCTGCAGTTACCCCCAAAACACTGCAGCAAGATCCAGTAGCTCTTATAGACATTGTTCCTACAATTTTACATCTAACCGACTTAGAAGTTCCACCTACCATGGATGGTCGACCATTACCTCTAGACATCCAAGAAAAGGGTATCAAAGAACGACAAATTCTAATTGAATATTGGGGGGAaggctcgttggaaacgtatAATTCAGAATGCCCATGGCAAGCGCAGGATCTGCTTCAGCTGTGTTCCTTAGATGCTGCATGCCATTGCCAAGATGCATGGAACAACACGTACAATTGCGTTCGGCATTTGCGGGAAGATCTCAATTTTATTTACTGCGAATTTAAAGATAACGAG cACTTTGTTGAGGCCTACGATCTAACGAATGACCTGTATCAAATGGTAAATGTTGGTTATGATATTCTGCCATCCGTCAGTGCGAAATACAGCCTAGCTTTAATGAATCTAACCGCGTGTGCTGGACCAACATGTCATGTTGTTTATTGA
- the LOC131262533 gene encoding N-acetylglucosamine-6-sulfatase-like isoform X1, whose amino-acid sequence MKGIINSVMPYSLSLSFALLVSAFHFSFGLSSQKGKHNFVVILTDDQDVMLQGLTPMTNTIQLLANEGATFVNAFTTSPVCCPSRSSILSGTYAHNHKTTNNSRSGGCYGTFWQQHIEPTLLPTMLSKARYQTFYAGKYLNEYFSDSVPPGWSQWYGLHGNSRYYNFTVTENGKIVTYDNLYFTDYLHTKVVEFIDQVGQDGPFFAMIAPPAPHAPYTPSDRHKDLFPDVKAIRTPNFNMPSGPLEKHWLLTMQPSTLPLGLIKQLDVIQRKRWQTLMAVDDMVNGIVTSLKRKNILDNTYIFYTSDNGYHIGQFAQAYDKRQPYETDIRIPLIVRGPAVTPKTLQQDPVALIDIVPTILHLTDLEVPPTMDGRPLPLDIQEKGIKERQILIEYWGEGSLETYNSECPWQAQDLLQLCSLDAACHCQDAWNNTYNCVRHLREDLNFIYCEFKDNEHFVEAYDLTNDLYQMVNVGYDILPSVSAKYSLALMNLTACAGPTCHVVY is encoded by the exons ATGAAGGGAATAATAAATAGTGTTATGCCGTATTCACTGAGTCTTTCTTTTGCTCTGCTAGTAAGTGCGTTTCACTTCTCATTTGGGCTCAGTTCCCAGAAAGGCAAACATAATTTTGTAGTCATTCTTACTGACGACCAAGATGTTATGCTACAAGGGCTG aCTCCAATGACGAATACTATTCAACTGTTAGCAAATGAAGGAGCAACGTTTGTTAATGCC TTTACTACATCTCCAGTCTGTTGCCCATCTCGAAGCTCAATTTTATCTGGGACATATGCGCATAATCataaaacaaccaacaactCCCGTTCTGGCGGATGTTATGGTACGTTCTGGCAACAGCATATAGAACCAACGTTACTACCTACAATGCTCTCCAAGGCAAGATACCAGACCTTCTATGccggaaaatatttaaacgaaTATTTCAGCGATTCGGTACCACCTGGATGGTCTCAGTGGTACGGTTTACATGGAAATTCTCGGTATTACAACTTTACTGtaacggaaaatggaaaaatcgtCACTTACGACAACCTTTACTTCACTGATTATCTG CATACAAAAGTTGTAGAGTTTATCGATCAGGTAGGTCAAGATGGACCATTTTTCGCCATGAtcgcaccaccagcaccacatGCACCGTATACACCATCAGACAGACACAAAGATCTTTTCCCGGACGTAAAAGCTATTCGTACACCGAACTTCAATATGCCCTCTGGACCACTAG AAAAACACTGGCTTTTAACTATGCAACCATCAACTCTTCCCCTAGGCCTCATAAAACAGTTGGACGTTATTCAACGCAAAAGGTGGCAGACATTGATGGCAGTGGATGATATGGTGAATGGTATTGTTACCAGCTTAAAGCGGAAAAATATATTGGATAACACCTATATTTTCTACACATCAGACAACGGGTATCATATAG gGCAATTTGCTCAAGCGTACGATAAACGCCAACCATATGAAACAGATATACGTATTCCCCTTATTGTTAGAGGTCCTGCAGTTACCCCCAAAACACTGCAGCAAGATCCAGTAGCTCTTATAGACATTGTTCCTACAATTTTACATCTAACCGACTTAGAAGTTCCACCTACCATGGATGGTCGACCATTACCTCTAGACATCCAAGAAAAGGGTATCAAAGAACGACAAATTCTAATTGAATATTGGGGGGAaggctcgttggaaacgtatAATTCAGAATGCCCATGGCAAGCGCAGGATCTGCTTCAGCTGTGTTCCTTAGATGCTGCATGCCATTGCCAAGATGCATGGAACAACACGTACAATTGCGTTCGGCATTTGCGGGAAGATCTCAATTTTATTTACTGCGAATTTAAAGATAACGAG cACTTTGTTGAGGCCTACGATCTAACGAATGACCTGTATCAAATGGTAAATGTTGGTTATGATATTCTGCCATCCGTCAGTGCGAAATACAGCCTAGCTTTAATGAATCTAACCGCGTGTGCTGGACCAACATGTCATGTTGTTTATTGA
- the LOC131262560 gene encoding uncharacterized protein LOC131262560, which yields MVQKGTGLFGFFKSVYYDEYKWALVKSASLFIVGVRLAQECAGLELMPSAPH from the exons atggttcaaaaaggCACTGGATTGTTCGGATTTTTTAAAAGCGTGTACTACGATGAGTATAAATG GGCTCttgtgaaaagtgcttcgctgTTTATTGTCGGTGTACGGTTAGCGCAGGAATGTGCTGGACTTGAGTTGATGCCATCGGCGCCACATTAA
- the LOC131262550 gene encoding iron-sulfur cluster co-chaperone protein HscB, with product MMFSIPKYITHWKLINKFNLRTLSNSFKGCWKCNHSETSNNFFCASCGVIRDIPANEDFFDLLNQRKQFKIDLPKLTQHFHLAQNAVHPDKFSQTSDKEKDLASKWSSLINKAFKTLSKTTDRGKYLLKLNGIVISEDNSTIDQAFLLKMIEVNESVDEAETTNELETIRNNVAQDIDELTEALETFFDVKDMEAAKQAIIRLKYLQNIVETIKEKKLRFSLT from the exons ATGATGTTTTCTATACCAAAGTATATTACCCATTGGAAGCTTATAAACAAGTTTAACTTAAGGACTTTGTCAAACAGTTTCAAAGGATGTTGGAAGTGCAATCATAGTGAAACCagtaacaattttttttgtgcttcatGTGGTGTAATACGTGATATTCCTGCGAACGAA GATTTTTTTGATTTGCTGAACCAGAGAAAACAGTTCAAAATCGATCTACCAAAACTTACGCAGCACTTTCATCTAGCGCAAAACGCAGTACATCCGGATAAGTTCAGCCAAACATCTGACAAAGAAAAGGATCTCGCATCAAAGTGGAGCTCCCTTATCAACAAAGCCTTTAAAACACTATCTAAAACAACAGACCGTGGCAAATATCTGTTAAAACTTAACGGAATTGTGATTTCTGAAGATAATTCGACTATAGACCAAGCGTTTCTTTTGAAAATGATCGAGGTCAATGAATCGGTCGATGAAGCAGAAACAACGAATGAGCTGGAGACAATACGAAACAATGTTGCTCAAGACATTGATGAATTAACTGAAGCCCTTGagacgttttttgatgtcaaAGATATGGAGGCTGCAAAACAAGCTATCAttcgtttgaaatatttacaaaatattgTTGAGactataaaagaaaagaaattacgCTTCAGTCTTACCTAG